A window of Acidobacteriota bacterium contains these coding sequences:
- a CDS encoding DUF1801 domain-containing protein, giving the protein MITGKASPAKAANGDRPVFAYIASLPQPQRGIAERVDALAARTLPGLRRSVRWGMSYYGVGDGWCFCCGGFAKHVKLMFMNGVTLTPVPPVTPIAMGKATRGVELESVEDLDERQVAAWMRQVAAVPGVGRTRR; this is encoded by the coding sequence ATGATCACCGGCAAAGCAAGCCCCGCGAAGGCAGCGAACGGTGACAGGCCGGTCTTCGCCTACATCGCCAGCTTGCCGCAGCCGCAGCGCGGAATCGCCGAGAGAGTCGATGCGCTGGCGGCCAGGACGTTGCCCGGCCTCCGGCGCTCCGTGAGGTGGGGCATGTCGTATTATGGCGTCGGCGATGGGTGGTGCTTCTGTTGCGGCGGCTTCGCGAAGCACGTCAAGCTCATGTTCATGAACGGCGTGACACTCACACCGGTACCGCCGGTGACGCCAATCGCGATGGGTAAGGCGACGCGGGGAGTGGAACTCGAATCCGTCGAAGACCTCGACGAACGCCAGGTCGCGGCGTGGATGAGACAAGTGGCGGCCGTGCCCGGTGTCGGGAGGACGAGGCGATAA